GCCTGGTGGTGGCGGTCAGCCAGTCCGGGGAAACGGCGGACACCATGAGCGCAGTGCGCTGGGCCAAGCACTGCGGCGCTCCCACCCTGGCCGTGGTCAACGTGGTGGGGAGCATGATGGCCAGGGAGTCGGACGGCGTGCTGTATACCCATGCCGGACCGGAGATAGGGGTGGCGGCCACCAAGACCTTCCTGGCCCAGGTGGCGGCGGTCTATCTGCTGGGCCTCTACCTGGGGCAGGAGCGGGGACTCCTGGGGCCGGAATTCGTGAGCCGGACCTTCCGGGAGCTGGAGGACCTCGCCGGCCGAATCGAAGAGGTGCTCGGGGACACGGAGCAGGTGGAACGTTGCGCCGACAAGTACTGCCGCTGCGAGGATTTTCTCTTCCTGGGACGAAACATAAACTATCCCCTGGCCATGGAGGCGGCCCTGAAGCTCAAGGAGATATCCTACATCCACGCCGAGGGATATCCCGCGGGAGAGATGAAGCACGGCCCCATCGCCCTTCTGCACCCAGGCTTCCCGGTGGTAGCCCTGGTGCCGCGGGATTCCGTTTACCCCAAGATGAGGGGCAACGTCGAGGAGGTGAGAGCCCGCCAGGCCCCGGTCATCGCCGTGGCCACGCGAGGGGATGTGGAAATCGGACGTTGCTGTGAAGAGGTCATCTACGTCCCAGAGGTGAAGCCACAGTACTACCCGGTGGTCATGGCACCGGCCCTGCAGCTCTTCGCCTACCACGTGGCCAAGATGCGGGGATGCAACGTGGACCAGCCGCGCAACCTGGCCAAGACGGTCACCGTGGAGTGAGTTGTACGGAGCCGCCGGAGGAGAGGAGGTCCATGCAGGTCCTGGGAATAGGCGTGGACATGGTGGAGATCGCCAGGATCGAGAGGGCGCTGGCGCGACACGAGAAGTTCGCGTCTCGCCTTTTTTCCGCCCGGGAGCGGGAGAGGTGCCTGGACTGCGCCCGTCCCGCCAGGCGCTTCGCCGCGTGCTTCGCGGCCAAGGAGGCCGCCTCCAAGGCCATGGGAACGGGGATAAGGGGGTTTTCCTGGCGGGAGCTGGAACTTCTGGCCGACGAGAAGGGACGCCCGGTACTGATGCTCTCCGGAAAGGCACGGGAGGTCGCTTCCCGCATGGGCATACGGGAGATACTGGTGAGCGTTACCCACACCCGGGACGCGGCCCTGGCCGTCGCCCAGGCGCTGGGGAAGGATGAGCGATGATCAGGGTGCTCTTTCCGCAGGAGATGGCGGAGCTGGACCGCGCCGCCGAAGGAGAAGGGATACCCTCGCGGGAGCTCATGGAGAGGGCCGGCCGGGCGGTGGCGGAACAGGCCCGGGACATGCTCGGCGGCCTGTGCGCCGGCCGACGGGTGGTGGTGGTGGCGGCCAAGGGGAACAACGGCGGGGACGGGCTGGTGGCGGCGCGCTACCTTGCTTCCTGGGGAGCCCGGGTGGAGGTCTTCCTCCTAGCCCGGCCGGAAGAGCTCTCCCCCGACGCGGCGCTCAACTACCGCCGTTACCGGGAGCAGGGCGGCCGGGTAAGGACCGGTGAACCCGCCCTCCTGGAGGAGATGCTGCACGAGGCCGACCTGGTCATAGACGCCCTCTTCGGCTTCGGCTTCCGGGGCCGCGCCGAGGGTCCCTTCGCCAAAGCCATCGAGATCCTCAACCGCAGCGGGGTTCCGGTGCTCTCCGTGGACCTGCCCTCCGGGGTGGACGCCTCCACGGGGGCCGTGGAAGGACCGGCGGTGGAGGCCAAAAGGACGGTCACCCTGGCCTGGCCCAAGGTGGGCCTTTACCTCTACCCGGCGGCGGAGAAAGTGGGAGAGCTGGTGGTGGCGGATATCGGCATCCCCGTCCATCTCCTCCGCGCCTTAGTGAAGAGCGACCTGTACGCCCTGGAGGAAGAGGACGCCACGGACATGCTTCCCCGCCGACCACCCCACGCCCACAAGGGCATGTGTGGAAGGGTCCTGGTTGTGGCGGGCTCCACCGGCCTCACGGGTGCAGCGGCCCTGTGTGCCCGCGCAGCCATGCGTTCCGGGGCCGGGGTGGTTACCCTGGGCATACCCTACTCCCTCAACCCCATCATGGAGGTCAAGCTCACCGAGGTCATGACCCTCCCCCTGCCGGATGACGGCGAGGGCCACCTGGCGGAGGAAGCCGCCCGGGTGGTCCTGGAGGCCCTGCCCTCCTTCGACGTACTGGCCCTGGGGCCCGGCCTGGGGACCTCCCCGGGCACGGTGTCCGCCGTTCGGAGGCTGGTGTCCGAGGCCCCGCGCCCCCTGGTGCTGGATGCCGACGGTTTGAACGGAGTGGTCGGACAACCCTCGGTCCTGGAGGAGAGGGAAGGACCGGCAGTGATAACCCCGCATCCCGGGGAGCTGGGGAGGCTCCTGGGTCGCAGCGGCGCGGAGGTACAGCGGGACCGCCTGGGCAGCGCCCGGGAGGCCGCCCGGCGCTTCGGCTGCCCCGTGGTCCTCAAGGGAGCGAACACGGTGATCGCCGAGCCCGGGGGCAGGGCCTGCTTCCATCCCCTGGCCCTGCCGGAGCTGGCCACCGCGGGAAGCGGGGACGTGCTCACCGGGTGCCTGGCCGCCCTGCTGGCCCAGGGGCTTTCCCCCATGGATGCGGCGCTGTGCGCGGTGGTGGTTCACGGGAAGGCGGCGCGGCTGGCCTCCAGCGTGGTGGGAGGGGTGGGCATGGTGGCCGGTGACGTGATATCCCACCTGCCCCTGGCCCTGGCCGGCCTGGGGAAGAGGTGAAGAGGAGGAACAACCGGATGAAGTCGGCAAGGGAGATCATGAACCCCTCGCCCATCACCGTGGGCCCGGAGGCCTCGGTGCGGGAGATGGCCGGGATCATGGTGGAGAACCGCATCCGCTGCCTTCCGGTGGTGGACGAGGAGGGGAAACTTCTGGGGGTGGTGGACGAGGAGGACCTGGTGCACCAGGACGCCCGGGTTCATTTCCCGACTTTCATCCATTTCCTGGAAAGTTACCTTTTCCTCCCCTCCTCCCTGAAGCGTTTCGAAAAGGAACTGCGCCAGGCTCTCGGCTCCACGGCCCGCGACCTCATGGAGGAGGACTACGTTTCCGTGAGTCCCCTGGCCAGCGTGGAGGAGGTAGCCACGCTCATGCTGGACCGGGACCTGGAGTACGTTCTGGTGGTGGAGAACGACAATTTGGTGGGGATCATCACCAGGGGGGACATCCTGCGCACCATCGCCGAGGGCTGAGCGACGAGGAACATAGGGGGGAGGGGAAGAGCTTGCGGATGGAGGGAACGGGGGTTTCGCCCGGGGGCGGTTTCCCCTACCGGCCCACCCGCGCGGAGATAGACCTCGGGAACATCCGCCACAACGTCCGCACCTTCGTGGACCTGGTGGGTCCCTCCTGCCGGGTGATGGCCGTGGTTAAGGCCGATGCCTACGGCCACGGGGCGGTGGAGGTCTCCAGGGCCGCCCTAGAGGCGGGAGCCTCGCGGCTGGGGGTAGCCCTGGTGGAGGAGGCCGAGGAGCTCAGGGAAGCCGGTATCGACGTCCCCCTGCACCTCCTCTTCGAGCCGCCCCCTGAGGCTGCCGACCGGGTGGTGGAGTTGGGCCTGGTGCCCACGGTCTACACTTCTCGTTACGCCAGGGAGCTTTCCCGTTCCGCGGCCTCCCGGGGAAGGCTGGTTCCCGTGCACATCAAGGTGGATACCGGCATGCACCGCGTGGGCGTTTCCCCGGAGGGCGCGCTGGGACTGGCGGAGGAGGTGTGCGGTCTACCCGGGCTGGAGCTGGAAGGGGTCTACACCCACCTGGCCACGGCCTCCGAGCCGGGGGACCCCTTCGCCGCGGAGCAGGTGGATAGGCTGGATGCCGTGGTGTGGGCGCTGCGGAATGGGGGACTGCAGGTGCCCCTGGTCCACGCGGCGGCCTCGGGGGCAGCTCTCTCCCTCCCCCGCTCCCGCTTGGACATGATACGCCTGGGCATCGCCATGTACGGGCTCCTGCCGGGACCCGCCTACGCGGGGACGGTGGACGTCCGCCCGGCGCTTTCGCTGCGAACCCGCATAGCTCACGTGTTCAGAGCCCACCAGGGTGAGGGGGTTAGTTACGGCCTCACTTATCGCTGTCCGGGGGACACCTGGCTGGCGGTGCTCCCGGTGGGCTACGCGGACGGACTCCCGCGGGCCCTCTCCAACCGCTGGGAAGTCCTCATAGGGGGGAAATCCTACCCCCTAGTGGGCACGGTTTGCATGGACCTGTGCATGGTGGACCTGGGGGAGGACTACTATCATCCGGGCGAAGAGGTCACGGTCATCGGGGGATGGGGGGAGGAACGGGTGGGCGTGGAGAGAATGGCGGAGCTTCTGGGGACCATCAACTACGAGGTGGTCTGCGCCATAGGCAAGAGGGTTCCCCGGGTGTACGCGGACCGTTGAACCCGCCGGCGAGACGGTGGCGCACGGGACGCCGTTTAACCTCCGCGGCTCCGGGTATGATTATTTACGGGAGCGCGGACGGCCTCCCGGCCATCCCCGATCGAGGGAGTGGATGGGCAACAACATACTGGTGAGGGGCAGCCCGGGTAGCGGAAAGACCATCCTGGCGATGAGGGTGGTGGAGGACCTCGCTGGGCATGGGTTCAAGGTTGCGGGTTTCGTGACCGAGGAAATCAGGGAGGGGAAGACCCGGCGCGGTTTCCGTATCCGGGACTTAGGCGGCGGAGAGGCCGTCATGGCTCATGTAGATTTCCGCGGCGGGCCCCGGGTGGGCAAGTATACCGTCGACCTCAAGGCCCTGGAGGAGGTAGCCCTCCGGGCCATGGACAAGGCGCGCGGGGGAGCGGACCTGGTGGTCATCGACGAGATAGGGAAGATGGAAGCCCTGTCCGCCGCGTTCCGGGAGCGAGTGGTGAAACTCCTGGACCTGCCCACCGCCCTGCTGGCCACTATCCCCACGGGCGAACATCCCTTCGTGCTATCCCTGCTCGAGCGGCGGGACGTCTCCGTCTACGACATCGACAGGCGGAACCGGAACAAGATGAAGGAGGTGGTAGAGGAGGACCTGCTCAGGATCCTGGGCCACAGGCGAAGTCCCCGGATGAACTGAAGGAGGAATCCGATGATGAAGATCTGTCCTTCCTGCTATGCCGTTTGCGTGGACCAGAAGTGGTGTTTCGACGAGAGGATGCGCCAGAAGGCCATGAAGAGCAACGGGTGGGAGAAACACCTCTGTCCCGGTTGCGATAAGGTGGCCAGGGGGAAGGTGGACGGCGTAGTGTATCTGAGGGGGGACTTCCTGCGCACGCATCACGAGGAGGCCAAGAATCTCATCCGCAGCGTGGCGGAGAAAAAGCTGCGCAAGAACATTGCCGCTCGCATCGCTCATATCGAGGAGAAGGACGACGAGATCGTCATCCAGACCACCGACCGGACCCTGGCTGAACGCCTGGGAAAGGAATTCGAGAGGGCCTATTCCGGCCGGCTGGATATCCAGTGGCAGCATGGGGCGGACTTCGCCCGCGTCTACTGGACGCGGGAAGGGTGAGCCCCGGCGACCCGGACGGGACGGGAAAGGGGATCGCGCCCCGTTCCCGCGCCGGGGAAAGGTGGGGTCGCTGTCCGGGCATCGTCATGTGCCATCAGGTACCGGCTGTATAGGGAATGTTGCTTCCGCCACGGACAGCCCACGGGAGCGAGATGCGGCTTGCAGTCCCGTCTGTTATATAATCTCCTTGCGCCGGTTACCAAGCTCATGGAAAATCATGTAAATTACCCGGATCTTCATCTCCAGCCCGTATTGAGGCCGCGTGACGGAGGGGCAGGGAGCAGGAGCGGGGTTCCGTAGATCGACGGGAGCGGGCCTTGAGGGAACTCAGGAGGACGCTGTCCATCCGAAACCTGGCCGCCGAGGACCCCTTCGTAGGGGAGCTGGTATCCTTCCTGGCGGGGGGTCCGGAAACCGTCTTCCTGGTGGGAGGATACCTCCGCGATTACCTGCTGGGCAGCATTTCCGATGACGTGGACCTCGTGACCACTGGAGACCCATCCCTACCCGCTTCCATGGCGGCGGCGCGTTTCGGGGCGCGGCATTTCCTCCTGGACGGCAAGGAGCGTATCTACCGGGTGGTGGTGAAAGACGGCGGACGGCGCCGCACGGTAGACTTCTCCCCCCTGCGGGGCTTCAGCGTGGAGACGGACCTCTCCATGCGGGATTTCACCATCAACGCCATGGCCGTGGACCTGGGAAGGCTCACGGAGCAGGGAATTCTCCACCTCCCCCGAGACCTGGTCGATAAGTATTACGGTTGGAGGGACCTCGCCGCGGGGATCCTGCGCGAGTGCCACAAGGAATCCTTCCCGGCCGATCCGGTGCGCCTGGTACGGGCCCTGCGGTTCCGTCACCTGATGAGTCTGGAGTTCGAGGAACGCACCCTGAATCACCTGAAGAAATACGCGCCTCTGGTCTCCCGCGCCGCCGGCGAGCGCGTGGCGGTGGAGATACTGGAGACCCTCTCCGGGGGAGGGAGCCACGGGGTCTTCGAGGACATGGAATCCTGCGGGCTGCTGGAACATCTCTTTCCCGAGTTAGTAAATACCGTGGGCTTGGAGCAGAACGCCTACCATCACCTGGACGTGTGGAACCATACCCTGGCGACTCTCGAGGAACTCGATAAGCTCCTGGAAGAACCTGGAAGGATTTACCCGGAACACGCCGGCATGATGACCCGGAGGATGGAGGAACCGATCCAGGAATACTATCCCCGCCGTTCCTTCCTCCGCCTGGCCGCCCTGTACCACGATGCCGGGAAACCCCTGACCTTCTCCCGGGGAGAGGACGGACGCATCCACTTCCACGCCCACCAGAAGTTCAGCCAGGAGGCGGTCCTGAACCTGGCGGGAAGGTTGCGCCTCTCGCGCCGCGCCCGGGAATACCTGGGCTCGGTGGTCGGCCGTCACATGGATATCGGCCTGGCGCTCAGGCAGGA
The sequence above is drawn from the Actinomycetota bacterium genome and encodes:
- the acpS gene encoding holo-ACP synthase translates to MSCTEPPEERRSMQVLGIGVDMVEIARIERALARHEKFASRLFSARERERCLDCARPARRFAACFAAKEAASKAMGTGIRGFSWRELELLADEKGRPVLMLSGKAREVASRMGIREILVSVTHTRDAALAVAQALGKDER
- a CDS encoding NAD(P)H-hydrate dehydratase; this encodes MIRVLFPQEMAELDRAAEGEGIPSRELMERAGRAVAEQARDMLGGLCAGRRVVVVAAKGNNGGDGLVAARYLASWGARVEVFLLARPEELSPDAALNYRRYREQGGRVRTGEPALLEEMLHEADLVIDALFGFGFRGRAEGPFAKAIEILNRSGVPVLSVDLPSGVDASTGAVEGPAVEAKRTVTLAWPKVGLYLYPAAEKVGELVVADIGIPVHLLRALVKSDLYALEEEDATDMLPRRPPHAHKGMCGRVLVVAGSTGLTGAAALCARAAMRSGAGVVTLGIPYSLNPIMEVKLTEVMTLPLPDDGEGHLAEEAARVVLEALPSFDVLALGPGLGTSPGTVSAVRRLVSEAPRPLVLDADGLNGVVGQPSVLEEREGPAVITPHPGELGRLLGRSGAEVQRDRLGSAREAARRFGCPVVLKGANTVIAEPGGRACFHPLALPELATAGSGDVLTGCLAALLAQGLSPMDAALCAVVVHGKAARLASSVVGGVGMVAGDVISHLPLALAGLGKR
- a CDS encoding CBS domain-containing protein, which codes for MKSAREIMNPSPITVGPEASVREMAGIMVENRIRCLPVVDEEGKLLGVVDEEDLVHQDARVHFPTFIHFLESYLFLPSSLKRFEKELRQALGSTARDLMEEDYVSVSPLASVEEVATLMLDRDLEYVLVVENDNLVGIITRGDILRTIAEG
- the alr gene encoding alanine racemase — protein: MEGTGVSPGGGFPYRPTRAEIDLGNIRHNVRTFVDLVGPSCRVMAVVKADAYGHGAVEVSRAALEAGASRLGVALVEEAEELREAGIDVPLHLLFEPPPEAADRVVELGLVPTVYTSRYARELSRSAASRGRLVPVHIKVDTGMHRVGVSPEGALGLAEEVCGLPGLELEGVYTHLATASEPGDPFAAEQVDRLDAVVWALRNGGLQVPLVHAAASGAALSLPRSRLDMIRLGIAMYGLLPGPAYAGTVDVRPALSLRTRIAHVFRAHQGEGVSYGLTYRCPGDTWLAVLPVGYADGLPRALSNRWEVLIGGKSYPLVGTVCMDLCMVDLGEDYYHPGEEVTVIGGWGEERVGVERMAELLGTINYEVVCAIGKRVPRVYADR
- a CDS encoding NTPase, producing MGNNILVRGSPGSGKTILAMRVVEDLAGHGFKVAGFVTEEIREGKTRRGFRIRDLGGGEAVMAHVDFRGGPRVGKYTVDLKALEEVALRAMDKARGGADLVVIDEIGKMEALSAAFRERVVKLLDLPTALLATIPTGEHPFVLSLLERRDVSVYDIDRRNRNKMKEVVEEDLLRILGHRRSPRMN
- a CDS encoding BCAM0308 family protein — encoded protein: MKICPSCYAVCVDQKWCFDERMRQKAMKSNGWEKHLCPGCDKVARGKVDGVVYLRGDFLRTHHEEAKNLIRSVAEKKLRKNIAARIAHIEEKDDEIVIQTTDRTLAERLGKEFERAYSGRLDIQWQHGADFARVYWTREG
- a CDS encoding HD domain-containing protein, translated to MRELRRTLSIRNLAAEDPFVGELVSFLAGGPETVFLVGGYLRDYLLGSISDDVDLVTTGDPSLPASMAAARFGARHFLLDGKERIYRVVVKDGGRRRTVDFSPLRGFSVETDLSMRDFTINAMAVDLGRLTEQGILHLPRDLVDKYYGWRDLAAGILRECHKESFPADPVRLVRALRFRHLMSLEFEERTLNHLKKYAPLVSRAAGERVAVEILETLSGGGSHGVFEDMESCGLLEHLFPELVNTVGLEQNAYHHLDVWNHTLATLEELDKLLEEPGRIYPEHAGMMTRRMEEPIQEYYPRRSFLRLAALYHDAGKPLTFSRGEDGRIHFHAHQKFSQEAVLNLAGRLRLSRRAREYLGSVVGRHMDIGLALRQELTPRARRRLVYRLGENLVDVVLLSTADRFATRGPLTTPQGLDRYVRACREMLGELVREEETPPLIRGRDLIRELGMEEGPAVGEVLRRVREAQMEGRISRREEALRLAERLVPAGLAETAPGFRVTDAGAGAPAGGKKEVDEGNGLED